From a region of the Alosa sapidissima isolate fAloSap1 chromosome 9, fAloSap1.pri, whole genome shotgun sequence genome:
- the LOC121717954 gene encoding cytosolic phospholipase A2 gamma-like produces the protein MVPRVALLGSGGGQRAYIGFLGVMRQLGKEDLLGCMQYVAGVSGSTRCMSSLYQDPQWTQHAEEAANAALLSMSNKNSVSFHDGVQWFKQRYAEGDFSLSDVWGVLTCRIKGVSLEQECRPLDQEGNGARLYPLYSAMEKHCFHKEQQKEMWSEFSPHEVGFLEPGAYVKTSLLKRDFEGGIMQPGQPVQRKPMDMVQLQGYLLL, from the exons ATGGTTCCTCGTGTGGCACTGTTGGGTTCTGGGGGTGGCCAAAGGGCCTACATCGGCTTCCTTGGTGTTATGCGGCAGTTGGGAAAAGAAGATCTCCTAGGATGCATGCAGTATGTGGCCGGAGTCTCTGGATCCACAAG GTGCATGTCCTCATTGTATCAAGACCCACAGTGGACACAGCATGCAGAGGAGGCTGCAAATGCAGCACTGTTGAGCATGTCTAACAAGAACAGTGTGTCATTCCATGATGGCGTCCAGTGGTTCAAGCAGAGATATGCGGAAGGAGATTTTTCCCTCTCTGATGTGTGGGGGGTGCTTACTTGCAGAATAAAGGGTGTATCT CTGGAGCAGGAGTGTCGACCTCTAGACCAAGAGGGAAATGGAGCCCGTCTGTACCCGCTCTACAGTGCAATGGAAAAACATTGCTTTCACAAGGAACAGCAAAAAG AAATGTGGTCTGAGTTCAGCCCCCATGAAGTTGGCTTCCTAGAGCCTGGAGCTTACGTGAAGACATCATTGCTGAAGAGGGACTTTGAGGGAGGGATAATGCAACCTGGTCAGCCTGTGCAGAGGAAGCCAATGGACATGGTTCAACTGCAAGGTTATCTTTTGCTATAA